A single region of the Catenulispora sp. MAP5-51 genome encodes:
- a CDS encoding single-stranded DNA-binding protein has protein sequence MNETTVTVVGTVCSDVRYGQSTDNNPIARFQIRNTPRRYDKRTGTWTDGDPNYFSAVCWRSLADHVASSMGVGDPVVATGRLRISRWRRGEENMTTAELDIQAIGHDLRWGTTVYRQSTPPGGTRIPGPGRRREEAAATTETETTALPTAGPEPASVEKAPAPAEVMSLPAAA, from the coding sequence ATGAACGAAACCACCGTCACCGTGGTCGGCACCGTCTGCAGCGACGTCCGCTACGGCCAGTCCACCGACAACAACCCGATCGCCCGCTTCCAGATCCGCAACACCCCCCGCCGCTACGACAAACGCACCGGCACCTGGACCGACGGCGACCCCAACTACTTCAGCGCGGTCTGCTGGCGCTCCCTGGCCGACCACGTCGCGAGCAGCATGGGCGTCGGCGACCCCGTGGTGGCCACCGGCCGCCTGCGCATCAGCCGCTGGCGCCGCGGCGAGGAGAACATGACCACCGCCGAACTCGACATCCAAGCCATCGGCCACGACCTCCGCTGGGGCACCACCGTCTACCGCCAGTCCACCCCGCCCGGCGGCACCCGCATCCCGGGCCCCGGCCGCCGCCGCGAGGAGGCGGCGGCCACGACCGAGACCGAAACGACGGCCCTGCCGACGGCCGGCCCGGAACCCGCGAGCGTTGAGAAAGCGCCCGCACCCGCGGAGGTGATGAGCCTGCCGGCGGCGGCATGA
- a CDS encoding phosphodiester glycosidase family protein yields the protein MKRGRARWIPALAVSAAVAAAVTGVVCARTVSGPAAAPAQGLAVGSTLPAAKPAAVRGNQPHAYPLQAPLVAAAARAFADEGQWRVLVADSRGVPVVQGTMLRAAGTSSPVAIAWIKESAARFELHPGYSQPGGSWSQPDMVPRDRRDGLVATWNGGFLMGDSGGGFYLGGKQYGPLVPGVAAEVFRSDGSFTVGVWGRDVTLGPDIVGVRQQRRLMIDGGRIAGDIDSLFTWGVTDGGATYVRRSGVGVTADGDVVFALGPTMSPRSLATALQQAGAVRAMELDINISWPSFMAYDSSADPGDPRPFKWGDYPRAAERYFSHSARDFVAVYARATGSQGECVDAGGVARWRPGGDAPGQAMAC from the coding sequence ATGAAGCGCGGTCGCGCGCGATGGATTCCAGCACTGGCGGTCAGCGCCGCCGTGGCCGCAGCGGTCACCGGCGTGGTCTGCGCGCGCACCGTGTCGGGCCCGGCCGCCGCGCCCGCGCAGGGGCTCGCCGTCGGCAGCACGTTGCCCGCGGCGAAGCCCGCCGCCGTTCGCGGGAACCAGCCGCACGCCTACCCCCTGCAGGCCCCGCTCGTCGCGGCGGCGGCGCGGGCGTTCGCCGATGAGGGGCAGTGGCGGGTGCTCGTCGCCGACTCGCGCGGGGTGCCGGTCGTGCAGGGCACGATGCTGCGCGCCGCCGGGACGTCCTCGCCGGTGGCGATCGCGTGGATCAAGGAGTCCGCGGCGCGGTTCGAGCTGCATCCCGGGTATTCGCAGCCCGGCGGTAGTTGGTCGCAGCCCGACATGGTGCCGCGGGATCGGCGGGACGGGCTTGTCGCCACGTGGAATGGCGGCTTCCTGATGGGTGATTCCGGTGGTGGCTTCTATCTCGGCGGCAAGCAGTACGGTCCGCTCGTGCCCGGGGTCGCCGCCGAGGTGTTCCGGAGCGATGGCTCGTTCACCGTCGGGGTGTGGGGCCGTGATGTGACACTCGGTCCCGACATCGTCGGGGTGCGGCAGCAGCGGCGGTTGATGATCGACGGCGGGCGGATCGCCGGGGACATCGACTCGCTGTTCACCTGGGGTGTCACCGATGGCGGCGCCACCTACGTGCGGCGCTCCGGGGTCGGTGTCACCGCGGACGGCGACGTGGTCTTCGCGCTCGGTCCGACGATGTCGCCGCGGTCGCTGGCGACCGCGCTGCAGCAGGCCGGCGCCGTGCGGGCCATGGAGCTGGACATCAACATCAGCTGGCCGTCCTTCATGGCGTACGACTCCTCCGCGGACCCCGGTGATCCGCGTCCCTTCAAGTGGGGCGACTACCCGCGGGCCGCCGAGCGCTACTTCAGTCACTCCGCGCGCGACTTCGTCGCCGTCTATGCGCGCGCCACTGGTTCGCAAGGGGAGTGTGTGGACGCCGGTGGTGTGGCGCGTTGGCGTCCCGGCGGCGATGCTCCCGGTCAGGCTATGGCCTGCTGA
- the ettA gene encoding energy-dependent translational throttle protein EttA has protein sequence MAEYIYTLRKARKAHGDKVILDDVTLSFLPGAKIGVVGPNGAGKSTVLKIMAGLETASNGDANLAPGASVGILLQEPPLDESKNVLENVQEAVKETLDLLKRFNEIAEQMATDYSDELLAEMGKLQDELDHRNAWELDSQIEQAMDALRCPPGDADVKVLSGGEKRRVALCKLLLEAPDLLLLDEPTNHLDAESVNWLEQHLEKYAGTVVAVTHDRYFLDNVAQWILELDRGRAYPYEGNYSTYLETKASRMRVEGQKDAKRQKRLKEELEWVRSNAKARQVKSKARLARYEEMAAEADKIRKLDFEEIQIPPGPRLGSVVIEVSDLVKGFDDRVLIDDLSFTLPRNGIVGVVGPNGAGKTTLFKTMVGLEQADGGSVKVGETVSISYVDQNRAGIDPKKSLWEVVSDGLDYIKVGQVEMPSRAYVSAFGFKGPDQQKPAGVLSGGERNRLNLALTLKQGGNLLLLDEPTNDLDVETLTSLENALLEFPGCAVVISHDRWFLDRVATHILAWEGDSKWFWYEGNFEGYEKNKAERLGPESLRPHRATYRKLTRD, from the coding sequence ATGGCGGAGTACATTTACACCCTGCGCAAGGCGCGTAAGGCCCACGGCGACAAGGTCATCCTCGACGACGTGACCCTGTCGTTCCTTCCTGGGGCGAAGATCGGCGTCGTCGGCCCGAACGGTGCGGGTAAGTCCACCGTGCTGAAGATCATGGCCGGGCTGGAGACGGCGTCGAACGGCGACGCCAACCTCGCACCCGGCGCCTCCGTCGGCATCCTGCTGCAGGAGCCTCCGCTGGACGAGTCCAAGAACGTCCTGGAGAACGTCCAGGAGGCCGTCAAGGAGACCCTGGACCTGCTCAAGCGGTTCAACGAGATCGCCGAGCAGATGGCCACCGACTACTCCGACGAGCTGCTCGCCGAGATGGGCAAGCTGCAGGACGAGCTGGACCACCGCAACGCCTGGGAGCTGGACTCGCAGATCGAGCAGGCCATGGACGCCCTGCGCTGCCCGCCCGGCGACGCCGACGTCAAGGTGCTCTCCGGCGGTGAGAAGCGGCGGGTGGCGCTGTGCAAGCTGCTGCTGGAGGCGCCGGACCTGCTGCTGCTCGACGAGCCCACCAACCACCTGGACGCCGAGTCGGTCAACTGGCTCGAGCAGCACCTGGAGAAGTACGCCGGGACCGTCGTCGCCGTCACCCACGACCGGTACTTCCTGGACAACGTCGCGCAGTGGATCCTGGAGCTGGACCGCGGCCGGGCCTACCCCTACGAGGGCAACTACTCGACGTACCTGGAGACCAAGGCCTCGCGTATGCGGGTCGAGGGGCAGAAGGACGCCAAGCGGCAGAAGCGCCTGAAGGAAGAGCTGGAGTGGGTCCGCTCCAACGCCAAGGCGCGCCAGGTCAAGAGCAAGGCGCGGCTGGCCCGCTACGAGGAGATGGCCGCTGAGGCGGACAAGATCCGCAAGCTGGACTTCGAGGAGATCCAGATCCCGCCGGGCCCGCGTCTGGGCAGCGTCGTGATCGAGGTGTCCGACCTGGTCAAGGGCTTCGACGACCGGGTGCTGATCGACGACCTGTCGTTCACGCTGCCGCGCAACGGCATCGTCGGCGTCGTGGGTCCGAACGGCGCGGGCAAGACCACGCTGTTCAAGACCATGGTGGGCCTGGAGCAGGCGGACGGCGGCTCGGTGAAGGTCGGCGAGACCGTCTCGATCTCCTACGTCGACCAGAACCGCGCCGGCATCGACCCGAAGAAGAGCCTGTGGGAGGTCGTCTCCGACGGCCTGGACTACATCAAGGTCGGCCAGGTCGAGATGCCCTCGCGGGCCTACGTCTCGGCGTTCGGCTTCAAGGGCCCGGACCAGCAGAAGCCGGCCGGGGTGCTCTCCGGCGGCGAGCGCAACCGGCTGAACCTGGCGCTGACCCTGAAGCAGGGCGGCAACCTGCTGCTGCTCGACGAGCCCACCAACGACCTGGACGTGGAGACCCTCACGTCGCTGGAGAACGCGCTGCTGGAATTTCCCGGCTGCGCCGTGGTCATCTCCCACGACCGCTGGTTCCTGGACCGGGTCGCCACGCACATCCTGGCGTG